GAGATCTGCGCAGGGGCCGGTGGGCAAGCCGTTGGGCTTCACAATGCCGGGTTCGATCACCTTGCTCTCGTGGAGTGGGACGCTCACGCTGTGAGCACGCTGCGAGCCAACGTCGGCAACTGGCCGCGCTGGACACCGGAGAAAGCTCGCAAGATCGACCCCATGGATGTCAGAGATTTCCTGAAATCCGACGTCCTCTCGGACCTGAACCTGAAGCCAGAGAAGGACGACGAAGCAGGACCTCTCGATCTGCTGGCGGGCGGTGTTCCATGCCCGCCCTTTTCCTTGGCCGGAAGAAGGCTGGGAAGGGACGATGAGCGCGACCTGTTTCCGGCCGCTCTGGAAATCATCGACACACTGAAGCCCAAAGCAGTGATGATCGAGAATGTGCGCGGCATTCTAGAGCCGCCCGAGTTCTTCATCGAATACCGAAACTGGATCCTGCGTCACCTCGCGAAATCTGGCTACGTTGTTCCCGGCGTCGACACAGCGCAGTCAGCCAAGGCGCAGGATCTAGCCATGCGGAAGATCTGGCGTCGTCTTGACGCAAGCGACTTCGGAGTCCCCCAGTTGCGCCCAAGGGCTATTCTGGTGGCCTTCCACAAGAGCGTCCTGAAAGAACCCTCTGACTTCCGTTGGCCACTGCATGTCAACACTGGGCGCGCTACGGTCTTCGACCGCCTTGAGCCCTCCATGCGCGAGCGTTGCGAGAAGTTCTGGGACAAGAACCAGCGGGGCGAGCAGGCGCAGCCCGGCGAGCGCACCGGCAAGGACGTCTACGACGAGTGGCGCGCAGCCGCCGAGAAGGCTGCCGCTCTGGGCCGTGGCGTGGCGCCCACGCTGGTGGGCGGTTCACGAAAGCACGGTGGCGCGGACCTGGGACCCACCCGGGCAAAGAGGGCGTGGGCCGCGATGAAGGTGAACGCCATGGGCGTCGCCAACGATCCAGAGACATGCGACGCCGAGCGCGACCTTTTCCGGGAAGCCGGTCCAATGCTCACCGTGGAACAAGCAGCCACCATTCAAGGATTTCCGCGCGACTGGAATTTCCAAGGCAAGAAGACCGCACGGTATCGCCAGGTCGGAAACGCTTTCCCGCCGCCCGTGGCCGAGGCTGTCGGGCGGGCGATCGCTGCCGTGCTGCGACCTGAGCACCGCGACGAACTTCTCGCGAACTACACGATGGACGGCTCAGCAGCAAAGGCACCGGGAAGCGAGCCTGAGCAGATGGAAATCTCCGTGTCAGGCACCGTCACGGCCAGCCCTTCGATTAAGGACCACAGCAGCAATTTCGCGGGCGCAAGCTCCTGACGGCTCGTGCTCCCAAAAGCGGAGCACAAGCCACCCCGCCTCTTCCAGCTTCTGATCCGTATCCCGGTCTCTGCGAACGTTGCGCAGTACTTTCTCAGACCAGTATCCGGAATTCGTTTTCGGCGGGACGTAGTGCTCAGGACAGCCGTGCCAGTAACAGCCGTCGATGAAGACTGCCACCTTCGCCGAACGGAAGACCATGTCCGCCGTCCGGCGAAGGTCCGGCAGAGGGCGGGCCGCCACCCGGTACCGCAGCCCGGCGGCATGTACGAGACGCCGGATCAGGATCTCCGGCTTCGTGTCACGACTGCGGATCGCCTGCATGTTGCGGCGGCGTGCTGCGGATGAAGCCCAGGAACCTTCCGGGGCTTCCCATTCGGCTTCGTGGGACACACCGCAGAGGGTAGTCCCGCGAGCCCGCGGCACGTGCCGGTCCTAGCGGCCTCCCATGTGAGCCAGCAGTGCCTCGATGTCGCTTGGTGCGAGACCAGCGGCGACCGACGGCTCCTCTTCGAGGTCGGCGAGCTGCTGCACGGTGGGATCGTCGAGGATCCGCCCCATAAACTCCAGCTTCTGTTCCAGGCGCGCGGCCACGACCTCGTCGATGGAGTTCCGCACCGCCAGGACCGTGACCCTGGTCTCCGTATCGGGGGCAAGCCCTAGGCGGTGAATGCGGTCCAGGCTCTGCAGGAACCGGCCCGCCATGAAATCACGGTCCACGTAGACCGCGTCATGACAGATCTGGTGCAGGCTGATGCCCTCACCCAGAGTGGCCGGGTTGGAGATGAGCACCATGCACCCCGGGTCCTCACGGAACCGGCGCAGTTGTTCGTCCCGGTCGGGGGTACCGCCGTGAACGACGGCCGGACTGTACTTCTCCAGCATGCGCTCCAGCGTGGTCAGGCTCCTCACGAACGTCGTCCAGACCAGCGTCTTTCGGCCCTGGGCGGCGTTCTCCGCGATGATGGTCACGGCCTCTTTGTACTTGGGCGACAGCTCGTAGTCAGGCAGGTTCTGCATCAGGGAGTACAGCGAGCTTCCCTGAGGGGGGTCGATCGGCGGAAGCTGGTACGCAAGCGGCTCGTACCGGCTGGCCCCCTCAAGGAGGAGCGCTGGGCTCGTGGCGGCCATGAGGAGCCGGAGAGCTGTTTTCCCGAGTGAGCTCAGGTCTTCGCGCGCAGCCCCACTGGATTCCCCGCCCACGAGAGACGCGTAGATCTCGTCGTGAAGCGGTGGCATGTCGACGAAGCGCAGCCCCAGCTGCACGGGAGGCAGGCCGAGTTCGTGCTTCGTAGTCCGTGTGAACAGTGGCCGCAGAACAGAGCTCGCGTGCGCGAGATTTCCCCCTGCCACCGCCTGGACCACCGTGCGCTGGCCGTGTCCCGGCCAGACGAAGCCCAGCAGGTTCTCCAGGTCCCTGGAACCGTTCGGAGCCGGTGTTCCCGTGAGAATCAGCCGCCGCGCGGCCAGCGGTCCCAGCGCCATGCAGGCAGCCCCGTAGGTGCCACGTGCGCCCAGCTTCATCCGGTGCGCCTCATCCAGAATGATCATGGAGGGGCCCGCCTTGAGCCAACTGGCCAGCATGGACAGCGACCGGTCAAGGCGCTCGTAGTTCACCACGAGCACCTCAGCCCACTGATCCAGTGATCCATCCAGCACGTTGATGCGCAACGGATGGATAAGGCACTCGGCGGTCTCGTAACGCCACGACTCATACGCTGACTTGGGACAGACGACCAGCAGTCGGCTTACCCGGCCGGCCGCCTTCTGCGCCGCGTACACGGCCAGTGCGACCCGGGTCTTGCCCGCGCCGGGCACGCTGAAGTTGGCGCCGTGCTGTAGCGACAGCAGCTTGGCGATGTCCCTGCGCTGGAACTCGCTGAGTTCGCCCTTCCAGGTCTCCCCGAGGAGCGCGGGTACTTCATCGGACGCGACCTCACCGGGCGTTTCCCGGCCCGCAAGCCGCTGCTGCACGGTGTGGGCGTCCTGGACCACTCCGGAAACAAGGTCTCTCAGGTCGTCCGCCCACTCCACACCGGCAGGATCTGACCATGTGCCGAGGAGGCCGAGGTCCGCGAGAAGCTCATCCAGGGAGACGGAGGCACTCAGCGGGCCGAGCTGGCCGCCGGTACGGAACCGGGCGGCCAGCTGTACGAGTTCCTGCTGGAACGATTCCGTGGTGCGCAGAACGACACGGGTCCGGGTCTCGTCGAACCCGAGACGCAGCGATTTCTCGCCGACGGAGCTGGTCACTGAGAGCCCTCCGCCGAGACCGCTTCCAGGAGCCACGACACACCGTCCCCAGGCTGGGGAAGACCGCGGCCGGCCTGCTTCGCGAGCTTCAGCAGGCTGTCACGCAGCTTGACCACGGCGTCGTCGAACGCCTCCTCGTCGAGGCTGCGAGAGGTACGTGCCTGCACCAGGTCGTTCACACACTGGTCGATGCTCGCGCAGGCCTCTGCCAGCCGGGCCGGGGCAAGCTGCTTGCGCTTGCGGAGCCGGGTGTTGCGTCCGGCCGCTTCGATGGCCCCGTCAAAGGCCGCCTTAGCACTGTCGAGCACGTCCTGCGCGGCGGCCTTTCCCTGGTCTCCGATCGCCGGCGTCTCACTGCTCACGACGGCGGCGGCCCGGAGGATTTCGTCGTTCATGGCGCGTGCCTCGGCGACGGCCGAGGAGGCGGCGGGCACCTCCAGGCCAAGCCCCGGAATCGAGACTGACTGCGGCTGGGCCGGACTGGCACCCCCTGCGATAAGCCGCTGCTCAAGCCCGTCCTTCAGGAAGTCCTCGTTGATGTGGCGGACATCCGTCTTAGAGAAGTTGAGCAGGATCGCGGCCAGGCGGAGTTCCTTGAGGACCTCCGCCTGGTCACGGTCAACCGTCTCCAGCTTGACGTACAGCCGCTGGAGTTCCTTGAGCCGCTCCTGGGCGCCTTCCCAGTCGACCAGGCGAAGCCCGTTGCCGCCGCCGGCGCGGCTTCGTTCGATCAGCTCGCGGATCGTGCTCAGGATCCACCGCTCCTGATGGTAGGTACGGACCTGAATTCGGAAGTCCTTGGCGATCTGCTCCGGCGTACGCCCCAAAGCCGCCTGTTCCTCCATGGCGATGAGACGGTTGATGTAGGAGTAGTCCCGCCGATGGTCCTTGCGCAGCTGCAGGGACAGTTCGACGGCGTTGATGTCGGCCCAGGTGAACGAAGCAGGCAGCACACCGACCCGCATCGACTGGGCCCCGAGCTCGCGCAGCGCGGCGGCCCGGGTGTTTCCGTTCACCAGCACTCCGTGCCGGGTCACCAGGCCAGGGTCGTTCTGCCCGAACTGATCGAGACTTTCCTTGAGGGTGTCGAACTCCTTGTCCCGAAGATTCGGGTCCGCAGGGGACGCCTTGAGTAGGAACTGAAGATAGTCCTGGCTTTCGACGCTCCAGGGGTCCTTCTCCAGAGCCGCGTCCCGCTCGGAGTCGTGGCTTCGCTGAGCCCGGATCCGGTGCGTGCTGGGGTTGTAGAAAAGGCTGCTGAGCGGCAGGTCGATCACTTCGACATGGGCCTGCTGCCCGTTCCAGTCGACGGTCACGGTCTCGCGGGTACCGCCAGACGCCTTGACCTCCTCGACCTTCTTGCTGATCAGATCACCGAACTCGGCCGCCCGCGGCGGGGCCGGAAACTCGCGCATCATCGTCGTCCCGTCCTGTCTCAGTCGTCCGTACCGTCAAGGGCGTCGGCCACAGCCTTACGGGAGTCCTCCGGCAGGGTCCGGTACAGGCCCCACAGCACCTCCAGCGAGCTGTACGTGCGCTGGTCGTTCTTCACCCAGCCGCTCAGTACGCTCCGCTCGAGGGGTGCCAGCGACTCGATCCGGGAGAGCACCCCCGGCAGGTGCACAGACCGGTCCACGGTGCCCCGCCCGCAGCGCTGGCACTCGGTGACCAGCTGGTGGGTGACACTGCCGTCCGCCAGCGTCACCTGCCGCCGGGCGATGTTCAGCACCGCCTGCGTGACACCGTCCTCGTACGCCTCGCCGGCGCCGATGCCACACGTCCGGCACAGGTTCCCGTCGGCCTGCATCACCTTCATCCGTTGGGCGTTGGTGATGCTCGACTTGTGGCTCGGCCCCTTCGCGTGGCCCGGCACCCACACGTCCTTGCCGCGCGTTACGAAGCGACGCTCCTGAGGAAGCAGCTCCGGGTCTTCGCGGGCCGTCGAGATCTCCCATCCGTAGTCGCGCAGACCGCGCATGCGCCGGTCAATCTGCGCCACGTCCGGAAATGCCTCGCGCAGCTTGGCCACGGTGAAGATCTCGCCTTCCCCGACGACCTGAATCAACCAGAGAGCGGCACGCGCCATACTCCCCAGCTTGTGGTTTCCGACACTGGTCTCCTGCCACGACGGCAACGTCACGACGGGTCCCCTCCCCTAGAAAACGCACACGATTAGGCGGTCTGCCGCACACGAATAGACATGCCTGAGTCATCCGTGAATGTGCGGCTCACGCCACCCCCACATCCCTGGTGGCTGACTCCTAAATCGTGGCACATCGAAACCGCTTCGAACCCTCTCGATGCAACTTGCGCACCAACTGGCAAGAGAGGAAGCAAAAACCGCCAGGCAGAAGCCAGTTACCCTCCGGCACAATGGCGGACAACGTCACTGACTGGCGCCACGCATGGCCAGTTATGCCGCATACGCGGAGGTTTGCCCCATGGCAAAGCGCAGCAACAGCCGTCGCCCGTTCGCATGGACGGAGAAGGAACTCGATCAGGATGTCCTGCCGGACAGGCGGCGGCTGGCCACGGCGCTGCAAAGGATCTGCCGCCACCTCGCCGTCACGACTTCTGAGGGTGCGAGGACTACCCATCCGACGCAGGCCCAGACGGCCGAGTACTTAAAGGTCAGCGAGACGACGCTGACACGCTACCTACAGGGGCGGCGCATCCCACCAGACAGGACGGCCGCGTTCATCTTCAACACCGCCTGCCGGGACGCCGGGGACGGCCGGAAGCTCGGCATCACACACGGCGAGCTGCTGGAACTGCGTGCGAGAGCCGAGCAGGAGCGATGCGGTAACTGCTCGCAGCACAGGGACGCAGCGCGTGCCGCTGGCCAGAAACTCCGGTCTCTGAAGGAGACCCATGAACGGCTCGAACGGACGGCGGCAGAACGCACGCGGGAACTCAGTGAACTCCGTCGGCGCATCACCGGGCTGAAGCAGGAGACGCAGCGGGTGAAGGACACTCAGCCGAACCCCATGAGCGGAGCCGGCCCGGAAAGGTTTCAGGGAGGGGCGCGCGCCGCAACTCTGTTGCCGGTCCCCCACCCACAAGGGGACCGGCAACAGAGCAAAAACGGAGCCCTGGCAGCCCGCAACGTCGGCCGTCGCGCTGAGGAGCTGCTCAGCGGCAGCCGGCCGGACACCACCCTCGCGCTCCTGCGGCACACGGCGGACGCTTACACGCCTGCGGAAGTGGCCCTATTGATAGCGCTGTTGAGGAAATGGGAGCAGCACGATCTGGCCGACAACCTCGTCCACATCTTCGCGCGTGACCGCCACGACCATGACGTGGTGAGGGCAGCACTGATACTGCACGAGCAGCAAGCCGTCACGGATGCGGAGACGCTGCTGCGCACGGCCGCCGCCCACCCGGGGTCTGCCCTGTCCCGGGCAGAGGGAGCCGGGACTGTCAGATAACAAGGCCTGGTACGCCGCACTGCCATCACGTGATGCGGAGAGGAGGCTGAACGAAACACTCAGGCGGCAATGCCCGGCTCAGCTTCGTAGTGCAGCTGAGCCTGGTCCAGGATGTCGTCTGGATCAAAGCCTCGGGAAGCCGTCCAGTGCAGCAAGTCAGCGATCAGCTCAACCGCGGACTCCTTGAGGGCGGCGTCGTGCAGCCGGCCCTCTAGAGCAGTGGCACCCCCAGGGCGGTAACTCCGG
This region of Streptomyces ambofaciens ATCC 23877 genomic DNA includes:
- a CDS encoding DNA cytosine methyltransferase, with product MPPSGHERPRFSQPLTSIEICAGAGGQAVGLHNAGFDHLALVEWDAHAVSTLRANVGNWPRWTPEKARKIDPMDVRDFLKSDVLSDLNLKPEKDDEAGPLDLLAGGVPCPPFSLAGRRLGRDDERDLFPAALEIIDTLKPKAVMIENVRGILEPPEFFIEYRNWILRHLAKSGYVVPGVDTAQSAKAQDLAMRKIWRRLDASDFGVPQLRPRAILVAFHKSVLKEPSDFRWPLHVNTGRATVFDRLEPSMRERCEKFWDKNQRGEQAQPGERTGKDVYDEWRAAAEKAAALGRGVAPTLVGGSRKHGGADLGPTRAKRAWAAMKVNAMGVANDPETCDAERDLFREAGPMLTVEQAATIQGFPRDWNFQGKKTARYRQVGNAFPPPVAEAVGRAIAAVLRPEHRDELLANYTMDGSAAKAPGSEPEQMEISVSGTVTASPSIKDHSSNFAGASS
- a CDS encoding DEAD/DEAH box helicase, coding for MTSSVGEKSLRLGFDETRTRVVLRTTESFQQELVQLAARFRTGGQLGPLSASVSLDELLADLGLLGTWSDPAGVEWADDLRDLVSGVVQDAHTVQQRLAGRETPGEVASDEVPALLGETWKGELSEFQRRDIAKLLSLQHGANFSVPGAGKTRVALAVYAAQKAAGRVSRLLVVCPKSAYESWRYETAECLIHPLRINVLDGSLDQWAEVLVVNYERLDRSLSMLASWLKAGPSMIILDEAHRMKLGARGTYGAACMALGPLAARRLILTGTPAPNGSRDLENLLGFVWPGHGQRTVVQAVAGGNLAHASSVLRPLFTRTTKHELGLPPVQLGLRFVDMPPLHDEIYASLVGGESSGAAREDLSSLGKTALRLLMAATSPALLLEGASRYEPLAYQLPPIDPPQGSSLYSLMQNLPDYELSPKYKEAVTIIAENAAQGRKTLVWTTFVRSLTTLERMLEKYSPAVVHGGTPDRDEQLRRFREDPGCMVLISNPATLGEGISLHQICHDAVYVDRDFMAGRFLQSLDRIHRLGLAPDTETRVTVLAVRNSIDEVVAARLEQKLEFMGRILDDPTVQQLADLEEEPSVAAGLAPSDIEALLAHMGGR
- a CDS encoding very short patch repair endonuclease encodes the protein MSHEAEWEAPEGSWASSAARRRNMQAIRSRDTKPEILIRRLVHAAGLRYRVAARPLPDLRRTADMVFRSAKVAVFIDGCYWHGCPEHYVPPKTNSGYWSEKVLRNVRRDRDTDQKLEEAGWLVLRFWEHEPSGACAREIAAVVLNRRAGRDGA